In one Myxococcaceae bacterium JPH2 genomic region, the following are encoded:
- a CDS encoding ABC transporter substrate-binding protein, whose translation MSRRALAFLVALLPVAVFAQGASGPARPLVVAVKSANLAPYASLVAGFSSEARAEVSEVLLEDNAASAARAFKKLAQQKPALVLALGPLAANAARRSLGEDVPVLFAMVPYYEKYGLEGPNLTGISLTSDFVPELTALQAAAPQARRVGIVHDPRYSAATVTRAQAAATSLGMTVVPLEVDSQARVDKVLEGAAGKVDGLLMVADKTVGNASVVQSLIAFCGARRVPLIALTPSQVKEGAMLALSPSPLAIGQQAGRLANRIIHEKVDPGALAVAPPEGLDLSINLTTVKKLGPSCDATLELLRFAARKDFAVKVYE comes from the coding sequence ATGAGCCGACGGGCCCTCGCGTTCCTTGTCGCACTGCTGCCGGTGGCGGTCTTCGCGCAAGGGGCTTCCGGGCCGGCGCGTCCGCTCGTGGTGGCGGTGAAGTCCGCGAACCTGGCGCCGTATGCGTCGCTCGTCGCGGGGTTCTCGTCCGAGGCGCGAGCCGAGGTCTCGGAGGTGCTGCTGGAGGACAATGCCGCGTCCGCGGCGCGTGCCTTCAAGAAGCTGGCGCAGCAGAAGCCCGCGCTCGTGCTGGCGCTGGGGCCGCTGGCGGCCAACGCGGCCCGGCGCTCGCTGGGCGAGGACGTGCCAGTCCTCTTCGCCATGGTGCCGTACTACGAGAAGTACGGTCTGGAGGGCCCCAACCTCACCGGCATCTCGCTCACCAGTGACTTCGTTCCGGAACTCACCGCGCTCCAGGCCGCGGCGCCGCAGGCCCGCCGCGTGGGCATCGTGCATGACCCGCGCTATTCGGCGGCCACGGTGACGCGCGCGCAGGCGGCGGCCACGTCCCTGGGGATGACCGTCGTCCCGCTCGAGGTCGATTCGCAGGCGCGAGTCGACAAGGTGTTGGAGGGCGCGGCGGGCAAGGTGGACGGGCTGCTGATGGTGGCGGACAAGACGGTGGGCAACGCGTCCGTCGTCCAGTCGCTCATCGCGTTCTGTGGCGCGCGGCGGGTGCCGCTCATCGCGCTCACACCCAGCCAGGTGAAGGAGGGCGCCATGCTGGCGCTGTCTCCGAGTCCCCTGGCCATCGGTCAGCAAGCGGGACGGCTGGCCAATCGCATCATCCATGAGAAGGTCGATCCCGGAGCGCTGGCGGTGGCGCCACCCGAGGGGCTCGACCTGTCCATCAACCTCACCACCGTCAAGAAGTTGGGTCCGTCCTGTGACGCCACGCTGGAGTTGCTCCGGTTCGCGGCGCGCAAGGACTTTGCCGTGAAGGTCTACGAGTGA
- a CDS encoding adenylosuccinate lyase has translation MIPRYSRKEMASLWSDVARYRRWRDVELAALEGMVEAGLAPREALADCLARAGDFTPEDAARIEEIERVTKHDVIAFLTFMEERVGPSARWLHLGMTSSDVLDTSLGMTMRDAMDLILTGVDRVMAAVEKRAFEHKNTLQMGRSHGIHAEPITFGHKLAIWYDELRRGRERLQHARATIAVGKISGAVGTFAHLPPTVEAHACQKLGLKPAPASSQVIQRDRHAEFFTALALLGSSIEKFAVEIRHLQRTEVREAEEAFTPGQKGSSAMPHKRNPILSENLTGLARLLRGFAVSAMEDVALWHERDISHSSVERVIGPDATILMDFMLHRFAGLMENMRVYPEQMQKNLDLLGGVVNSQRLLLELARKGMDRQAAYVIVQRNAMKMYEEGVDFRQALLADADLRKMMSVEEISDCFSPGYHTRQMDEIFRRVFGRSA, from the coding sequence GTGATTCCCCGATACAGCCGCAAGGAGATGGCCTCTCTCTGGTCCGACGTCGCCCGTTACCGCCGTTGGCGGGACGTGGAGCTGGCCGCGCTGGAGGGCATGGTGGAGGCGGGCCTGGCTCCGCGCGAGGCGCTGGCGGACTGCCTGGCCCGCGCCGGTGACTTCACCCCCGAGGACGCGGCGCGCATCGAGGAGATCGAGCGGGTCACCAAGCACGATGTCATCGCCTTCCTGACGTTCATGGAGGAGCGGGTGGGGCCCAGCGCGCGCTGGCTGCACCTGGGCATGACGTCCTCGGACGTGCTGGACACGTCGCTGGGCATGACGATGCGCGACGCCATGGACCTCATCCTCACGGGGGTGGACCGGGTGATGGCGGCGGTGGAGAAGCGCGCGTTCGAGCACAAGAACACGCTGCAGATGGGCCGCAGCCACGGCATCCACGCGGAGCCCATCACCTTCGGGCACAAGCTGGCCATCTGGTACGACGAGCTGCGCCGCGGCCGCGAGCGCCTGCAGCACGCGCGGGCCACCATCGCGGTGGGCAAGATTTCCGGCGCGGTGGGCACGTTCGCGCACCTGCCTCCGACGGTGGAGGCGCACGCATGCCAGAAGCTGGGCCTGAAGCCCGCGCCCGCTTCCAGCCAGGTCATCCAGCGCGACCGTCACGCGGAGTTCTTCACCGCGCTGGCGCTGCTGGGGTCGAGCATCGAGAAGTTCGCGGTGGAGATCCGCCACCTGCAGCGCACCGAAGTGCGCGAGGCGGAGGAGGCGTTCACGCCGGGCCAGAAGGGCTCCAGCGCGATGCCGCACAAGCGCAACCCCATCCTCTCGGAGAACCTCACCGGACTGGCGCGGCTGCTGCGCGGCTTCGCGGTGAGCGCCATGGAAGACGTGGCGCTGTGGCATGAGCGGGACATCTCGCACTCGTCCGTCGAGCGCGTGATTGGGCCGGACGCCACCATCCTCATGGACTTCATGCTGCACCGCTTCGCGGGCCTCATGGAGAACATGCGCGTCTACCCGGAGCAGATGCAGAAGAACCTGGACCTGCTCGGCGGCGTGGTGAACTCGCAGCGGCTGTTGCTGGAGCTGGCGCGCAAGGGCATGGACCGGCAGGCCGCGTACGTCATCGTCCAGCGCAACGCGATGAAGATGTACGAGGAGGGCGTGGACTTCCGCCAGGCGCTCCTCGCGGACGCCGACCTGCGCAAGATGATGAGCGTCGAGGAGATCAGCGACTGCTTCTCCCCGGGCTACCACACGCGGCAGATGGATGAGATCTTCCGCCGCGTGTTCGGCCGGAGCGCCTAG